Within the Agromyces atrinae genome, the region GCTCGACGCTGAGCGCGAGTCGTGAGTGGCCAGCGCGGCGCGCTTCGCCGACGAGTTCACGCAGGAGCGCGCGACCGACGCCCTGTGCGCGCCAGATGTGTCGTACCCCGATGATGAGTTCGGGAACACCGACGGAGACGAACCCGTGGGCGGGAGCGTTGGCGGGGAACAGGCGGTACCAGGCCGCACCGATCGACTCGCCCGAGGCATCCGTCGCCACGACACCGCGGTCGGCGGGCCGCTGCCAGCCCGACAGGTAGTGCGCGTAGTTCGGATCGGCCAGCACGGTGACGCGCGGACGAGCGGGAGCGGGGCGCCAGTTTGCCGCCTCGACGACCATCTCGGCGAGGAACTGCCCGTCATCGGGTGTCGCCGATCGAACCGTGAACTCCGACATGAGCGGATGGTACGCGCGACGTGTTTCCGGGGTGT harbors:
- a CDS encoding GNAT family N-acetyltransferase; amino-acid sequence: MSEFTVRSATPDDGQFLAEMVVEAANWRPAPARPRVTVLADPNYAHYLSGWQRPADRGVVATDASGESIGAAWYRLFPANAPAHGFVSVGVPELIIGVRHIWRAQGVGRALLRELVGEARRAGHSRLALSVEQGNFAAALYRSEGFDVVSGAGVRETMVLNLR